The DNA segment CAGATTTCCAGAATTGGTGAACAGCTGtagaatctatgaagaggatagcAAGGCTCATTCAGCTCACTATAAGAGTTTGAGTGAGAAAAGAGGTAAACAACATATGAATCGTGGGAGACCCTATGATGCTCCTGCTGATAGAGGGAAACAGAAGATAGCTGATGGCAAGAGGCCAAGTGGTGGAGGTGTTCCTCCAAATCCTATCAAGTGTTACAGGTGTGGTGGCATGGGTCACCGTGCTAATGAGTGTCAGTCTGATGTGAAGAAATGTTTCAAATGTGGGCGATCGGGTCATGTTGTAGCTGATTGTAGGGCTAATGTACCTACTTGCTATAATTGTGGAGAGCAGGGTCATATCAGCACCAACTGTCAGAAGCCAAAGAAGTGTGTTTGCATTAGCAGGGTCTCAGCCTATTAGTTCTGATCGTTTGATTCAAGGTACTTGCTATATTCATGATACTCCTTTGATTGCCATTATTGACACGGGTGCAACCCACTCGTTTATCTCTGCTGAATGTGTGAAGAGGTTAGGAATTATGCCGTCTACTTTGGGTAGAGGGATGGTGATTGATACTCCTTCTATGGGATCAGTGACCACGTCTTTAGTGTGCTTGAATTGTCCCTTATCAATTCTTGGTAAAGATTTTGGAGTGGATTTGATTTGTCTACCACTCAATGGGCTAGGTGTTATTTTGGAGATGAACTGGCTAGAGTTCAACCATGTGTATATCAACTGCTACGCGAAGACGCTGTTGTTTCTTAGTTCTGAAGAGGAAGAGTTAGTTGATTATTTAACTACCAAAGAATTAAGAGCAGTGTTGGAAGAATAAGCCAAAGTGTTTGCGATATTTGCCTCTCTATTTGTTGCGGGAAAGATGTCAATTAGTGAATTGCCCGTGGTGTGCGAGTTTCCAGAAGTGTTTCCGGTTGATGTGTCTGAATTACCTCCGGAGAGGGAGATTGAATTCACAATTGATCTTATTCCGGGTACCAGACCGATATCTATGGCACCATATAGAATGTCGGCGTCAGAGTTAGCAGAACTGAAATCACAGTTAGGAGAGTTACTTGATAAGAAGTTTATTAGACCTAGTGTgtcaccat comes from the Vicia villosa cultivar HV-30 ecotype Madison, WI unplaced genomic scaffold, Vvil1.0 ctg.005983F_1_1, whole genome shotgun sequence genome and includes:
- the LOC131642874 gene encoding uncharacterized protein LOC131642874 — its product is MAGRNDAAIAAALQAVAQAVQNQHNAGGNDESRSLSTFQRENPPTFRGKHDPDGAQNWLKEIERIFRVMDCTEGQKVRYGTHKLAGEADDWWLGTRQRLEITGEVITWVVFSREFLRKYFPEDVRGKKEIEFLELKQGNSTVTEYAAKFVELVQFYPHYTAETAEFSKCIKFESGLRPEIKRAIGYQQIRRFPELVNSCRIYEEDSKAHSAHYKSLSEKRGKQHMNRGRPYDAPADRGKQKIADGKRPSGGGVPPNPIKCYRCGGMGHRANECQSDVKKCFKCGRSGHVVADCRANVPTCYNCGEQGTCYIHDTPLIAIIDTGATHSFISAECVKRLGIMPSTLGRGMVIDTPSMGSVTTSLVCLNCPLSILGKDFGVDLICLPLNGLGVILEMNWLEFNHVYINCYAKTLLFLSSEEEELVDYLTTKELRAVLEE